One segment of Curtobacterium poinsettiae DNA contains the following:
- a CDS encoding SDR family oxidoreductase, translating to MSNPLAPGSLTDKRAVVTGSSRGIGADTVGYLAEADAKVVVNYRNKAKRAEQIAEKIVEAGGSALAVGADLTEHDSVQALVDTVVREWGGIDLLVLNASGGMESGVGEDYALRLNRDAQVDMLQTAVPHMPAGSRVVFVTSHQAHFVETAETMDEYVPVAKSKRAGELALRELIPQLEAAGIEFVVVSGDMIEGTITATLLNRLNPGAIEGRRQEVGKLYSVSEFAAEIALAAVEPIPADHTKLVGDVSGFVG from the coding sequence GTGAGCAACCCCCTCGCCCCCGGATCCCTCACCGACAAGCGCGCCGTCGTCACCGGTTCGTCCCGTGGCATCGGCGCCGACACCGTCGGGTACCTCGCCGAGGCCGATGCGAAGGTCGTCGTGAACTACCGCAACAAGGCCAAGCGTGCGGAGCAGATCGCCGAGAAGATCGTCGAGGCCGGCGGTTCCGCCCTGGCCGTCGGCGCCGACCTCACCGAGCACGACTCCGTGCAGGCCCTCGTCGACACCGTCGTCCGGGAATGGGGCGGCATCGACCTGCTCGTGCTCAACGCGTCGGGCGGCATGGAGTCCGGCGTCGGCGAGGACTACGCGCTCCGCCTGAACCGCGACGCGCAGGTCGACATGCTGCAGACCGCCGTGCCGCACATGCCCGCCGGGTCGCGCGTGGTGTTCGTCACGAGCCACCAGGCCCACTTCGTCGAGACCGCCGAGACGATGGACGAGTACGTCCCGGTCGCCAAGAGCAAGCGCGCCGGGGAACTCGCCCTCCGTGAGCTCATCCCGCAGCTCGAGGCCGCCGGCATCGAGTTCGTCGTCGTCTCCGGCGACATGATCGAAGGCACGATCACCGCGACGCTGCTGAACCGCCTGAACCCCGGCGCGATCGAGGGCCGTCGGCAGGAGGTCGGCAAGCTCTACAGCGTGTCCGAGTTCGCGGCCGAGATCGCCCTGGCCGCCGTCGAGCCGATCCCCGCCGACCACACCAAGCTGGTCGGCGACGTCAGCGGCTTCGTCGGCTAA
- a CDS encoding DEAD/DEAH box helicase, which yields MSSTSAAERFAAAKVRNRSRNLELFRTDLRFDLDPFQFAACDSLDQGRSVLVAAPTGAGKTIVAEFAIWLAMRQPTAKVFYTTPMKALSNQKYAELVDVYGESEVGLLTGDTNVNPRARVVVMTTEVLRNMIYADSDLLDDLAWVVLDEVHYLADRFRGAVWEEVILHLPTEVRLVSLSATVSNAEEFGDWLQTVRGDTDVIVSEDRPVPLEQHVLVGSKMVDLFDSSGAAATNRVNPELLRMVGGGSRSERNGGGHRGRRGRGGYPERRGPRTEKAHREQIAHMLDERMLLPAIFFVFSRNGCDQGVRNVLRSGLSLTTVQERNEIRETAEYHCRTLLDEDLAVLGYWEWLEGLERGVAAHHAGLLPAFKEVVENLFQRKLLKVVFATETLALGVNMPARTVVLEKLEKFNGEARVPITPGEYTQLTGRAGRRGIDVEGHSVIQWTDGLDPQAVASLASRRTYPLNSSFKPTYNMAVNLIDQFGRQRTREVLETSFAQFQADRSVVDLARKVRSQQESLDGYRQAMQCHLGDFTEYSALRRELSDLERTNVPGGREASHGARQERQAAITAVRRQLQRHPCHACPEREAHARWSERWWKLKRANDKLVQQIRSRTGAVATTFDRVTEVLLELGYLVDAGDGEATVAAGGRRLQRIYGDRDLLVAECLEAGVWKDLTPAQLAAMAATIIYQPRREDAPGTEHALPRGAFRPALDETLTIWSRLDDIERAARLAGSQPPTPAMAVGMFRWASGSALDDVLRTLDLPAGDFVRWSKQVIDLLDQIRNAGDDELAQTARRATDAVRRGIVAYATV from the coding sequence GTGAGCAGCACGAGTGCGGCCGAGCGCTTCGCCGCGGCCAAGGTGCGCAACCGGTCGCGCAACCTCGAGCTCTTCCGGACCGACCTGCGGTTCGACCTCGACCCGTTCCAGTTCGCCGCGTGCGACTCGCTCGACCAGGGCCGCAGCGTCCTCGTCGCCGCCCCGACCGGAGCCGGCAAGACCATCGTCGCGGAGTTCGCCATCTGGCTCGCCATGCGCCAGCCGACGGCGAAGGTCTTCTACACGACGCCGATGAAGGCACTGAGCAACCAGAAGTACGCCGAGCTCGTCGACGTCTACGGCGAGTCCGAGGTCGGGCTGCTCACCGGCGACACGAACGTGAACCCCCGAGCCCGCGTCGTCGTGATGACGACCGAAGTGCTCCGGAACATGATCTACGCCGACTCGGACCTGCTCGACGACCTCGCATGGGTGGTCCTCGACGAGGTGCACTACCTCGCCGACCGGTTCCGCGGTGCCGTGTGGGAAGAGGTGATCCTGCACCTCCCGACCGAGGTCCGCCTGGTCTCGCTCAGCGCCACGGTGTCCAACGCCGAGGAGTTCGGCGACTGGCTGCAGACCGTCCGCGGCGACACGGACGTCATCGTCTCCGAGGATCGTCCGGTCCCGCTCGAGCAGCACGTCTTGGTCGGTTCGAAGATGGTCGACCTGTTCGACTCGAGCGGCGCCGCGGCGACGAACCGTGTGAACCCGGAACTGCTCCGCATGGTCGGCGGCGGTTCCCGGAGCGAGCGGAACGGCGGCGGCCACCGCGGCCGACGCGGTCGTGGCGGCTACCCCGAGCGCCGCGGGCCGCGCACCGAGAAGGCGCACCGCGAACAGATCGCGCACATGCTCGACGAGCGGATGCTCCTGCCCGCCATCTTCTTCGTGTTCAGCCGCAACGGCTGCGACCAGGGAGTCCGAAACGTCCTGCGCTCGGGCCTGTCCCTGACGACGGTGCAGGAGCGCAACGAGATCCGCGAGACGGCGGAGTACCACTGCCGCACGTTGCTCGACGAAGACCTGGCCGTCCTCGGCTACTGGGAGTGGCTCGAAGGGCTCGAGCGCGGAGTCGCGGCGCACCACGCGGGTCTGCTCCCCGCCTTCAAGGAGGTCGTCGAGAACCTCTTCCAGCGCAAACTGCTGAAGGTCGTGTTCGCCACCGAGACCCTGGCGCTCGGCGTGAACATGCCGGCGCGCACCGTCGTGCTCGAGAAGCTCGAGAAGTTCAACGGCGAAGCCCGTGTGCCGATCACCCCGGGGGAGTACACGCAGCTCACCGGTCGAGCCGGGCGCCGTGGCATCGACGTCGAGGGACACTCGGTCATCCAGTGGACCGACGGGCTCGACCCGCAGGCCGTCGCGTCGCTGGCCAGCCGTCGCACGTACCCGCTGAACTCGTCGTTCAAGCCGACCTACAACATGGCCGTCAACCTGATCGACCAGTTCGGTCGGCAGCGCACGCGCGAGGTCCTCGAGACGTCGTTCGCCCAGTTCCAGGCAGACCGGTCGGTGGTCGACCTCGCCCGCAAGGTCCGCTCGCAGCAGGAGTCGCTCGACGGCTACCGACAGGCGATGCAGTGCCACCTCGGCGACTTCACCGAGTACTCGGCCCTCCGCCGTGAACTCTCCGACCTCGAGCGCACCAACGTGCCCGGCGGCCGCGAGGCGTCGCACGGCGCGCGCCAGGAACGCCAAGCCGCGATCACGGCGGTCCGCCGCCAGCTGCAGCGCCACCCCTGCCACGCCTGCCCGGAACGCGAAGCCCACGCCCGCTGGTCCGAGCGGTGGTGGAAGCTCAAGCGCGCCAACGACAAACTCGTCCAGCAGATCCGGTCCCGCACGGGCGCCGTCGCGACGACGTTCGACCGTGTCACCGAGGTCCTGCTCGAACTCGGTTACCTGGTGGACGCCGGCGACGGCGAGGCCACGGTGGCAGCGGGCGGCCGTCGCCTCCAGCGCATCTACGGCGACCGCGACCTGCTCGTCGCCGAGTGCCTCGAGGCGGGGGTCTGGAAGGACCTCACCCCGGCACAGCTCGCCGCCATGGCAGCGACGATCATCTACCAGCCCCGACGCGAGGACGCGCCCGGTACCGAGCACGCCCTGCCCCGCGGTGCGTTCCGGCCCGCGCTCGACGAGACGCTGACCATCTGGTCGCGCCTCGACGACATCGAGCGTGCCGCACGTCTGGCCGGTTCACAGCCGCCGACCCCGGCGATGGCCGTCGGCATGTTCCGCTGGGCTTCGGGCTCGGCCCTCGACGACGTCCTCCGCACCCTCGACCTGCCGGCCGGCGACTTCGTGCGCTGGTCGAAGCAGGTCATCGACCTGCTCGACCAGATCCGGAACGCCGGCGACGACGAGCTCGCCCAGACCGCCCGACGGGCGACGGACGCGGTCCGCCGCGGCATCGTCGCCTACGCGACGGTCTGA
- a CDS encoding NUDIX hydrolase, whose translation MTAKPGLRRTSRILLLDPEGRVFLMDTKSPSSDGAHRWITPGGGVDPGESHRDAAIRELREETGIVIDEPGEPVWSWDFTVEWDLADHDRGHAEFYVVRTPGFELSDAEWTDDERVDILASRWWTADELEATAEDFEPAELPDLVRRHGA comes from the coding sequence GTGACCGCCAAGCCCGGCCTGCGCCGCACCTCCCGCATCCTGCTGCTCGATCCCGAGGGCCGCGTGTTCCTGATGGACACGAAGTCGCCCTCGTCAGACGGTGCCCACCGCTGGATCACGCCGGGTGGCGGGGTCGACCCGGGGGAGTCCCACCGTGACGCCGCGATCCGCGAGCTGCGCGAGGAGACCGGGATCGTCATCGACGAACCCGGCGAACCGGTGTGGTCCTGGGACTTCACGGTCGAGTGGGACCTCGCCGACCACGACCGCGGGCACGCCGAGTTCTACGTCGTCCGCACGCCCGGCTTCGAGCTGTCCGACGCCGAGTGGACCGACGACGAGCGCGTCGACATCCTCGCCTCGCGGTGGTGGACCGCCGACGAACTCGAGGCGACCGCCGAGGACTTCGAACCCGCCGAGCTGCCGGACCTGGTGCGCCGACACGGTGCCTGA
- the lnt gene encoding apolipoprotein N-acyltransferase gives MPVPETSVRGLPARVGRGAVATGPFAALPLGTALPLAVVGGILFALAFPSPGWWFLAYPALACMLLAVMGQRARRAAWIGYLAGAAFWIPAISWAGRYLGPVPWFALALLEAAFFALGSVAIALAYRWVARVVPSTAGRVWGLPAVVAALWTGREWFSGSWPYGGFAWGRVGLSQSQGPFTHLAAYVGVLGLTFIVVYCVAVVVSLALVVPRVPGARLRLPVRVATAGLLVAAVLAVPAWPTATSGTIRVESVQGNGPAGYFDRAEPGDVLAAQVAATDVDAKGVDLVVWPEAGAEYDPRQQPVIAAALDSVVDSLDAPIVAGAITQTPSGVLHNTSFVWTADGWQSSYDKKRPVPFGEYVPDRWFFSKLAPSLIGLLQRDYTPGTKPNVLSVAGIRAGISICFDIVDDGLTSDMVRGGAQVILAQTNNADFSGTDENLQQLEIARMRAIETGRSLVNISTVGASQVIDPGGRTIDRVPEYTATSMVTDVPLGTSTTPASILSGSITLLLSLGGLLVLLACAPWGRRTGS, from the coding sequence GTGCCGGTTCCGGAGACCAGTGTGCGCGGGCTGCCCGCGCGCGTCGGCCGCGGGGCGGTCGCGACCGGTCCGTTCGCCGCGTTGCCGCTGGGCACCGCGCTGCCGTTGGCCGTCGTCGGCGGGATCCTCTTCGCCCTCGCGTTCCCGTCGCCCGGGTGGTGGTTCCTCGCCTACCCGGCACTCGCCTGCATGCTGCTCGCGGTGATGGGGCAGCGAGCGCGGCGTGCGGCGTGGATCGGCTACCTCGCCGGCGCGGCCTTCTGGATCCCGGCCATCTCATGGGCCGGCCGCTACCTGGGCCCGGTCCCGTGGTTCGCACTCGCCCTGCTCGAAGCCGCGTTCTTCGCGCTCGGCAGCGTCGCCATCGCCCTGGCGTACCGCTGGGTCGCACGCGTGGTGCCCTCGACCGCCGGACGTGTGTGGGGCCTCCCGGCCGTCGTCGCCGCACTCTGGACCGGGCGCGAGTGGTTCTCGGGGAGCTGGCCGTACGGCGGCTTCGCGTGGGGTCGGGTCGGCCTGTCGCAGTCGCAGGGGCCGTTCACCCACCTGGCCGCGTACGTCGGCGTCCTCGGGCTGACGTTCATCGTCGTGTACTGCGTCGCGGTCGTGGTGTCGCTCGCGCTCGTGGTGCCCCGCGTGCCGGGTGCCAGGCTCCGGCTGCCCGTGCGGGTGGCGACGGCGGGTCTGCTCGTCGCGGCGGTCCTGGCCGTGCCGGCGTGGCCGACGGCGACGAGCGGCACGATCCGGGTCGAGTCGGTGCAGGGCAACGGCCCCGCGGGCTACTTCGACCGTGCGGAGCCCGGCGACGTCCTGGCAGCACAGGTCGCGGCGACGGACGTGGACGCGAAGGGTGTGGACCTGGTCGTCTGGCCCGAGGCAGGGGCGGAGTACGACCCGCGTCAGCAGCCGGTCATCGCCGCCGCGCTCGACTCGGTGGTCGACTCGCTCGACGCCCCGATCGTGGCGGGCGCCATCACGCAGACGCCGTCGGGGGTGCTGCACAACACGTCGTTCGTCTGGACCGCCGACGGCTGGCAGTCGTCCTACGACAAGAAGCGTCCGGTGCCGTTCGGCGAGTACGTGCCCGACCGCTGGTTCTTCTCGAAGCTCGCGCCGTCGCTGATCGGCCTGTTGCAGCGCGACTACACGCCGGGGACCAAGCCGAACGTGCTCTCCGTCGCGGGGATCCGGGCCGGCATCTCGATCTGCTTCGACATCGTCGACGACGGGCTCACCTCCGACATGGTGCGCGGGGGAGCGCAGGTGATCCTCGCGCAGACGAACAACGCCGACTTCTCGGGCACCGACGAGAACCTGCAGCAGCTCGAGATCGCTCGGATGCGGGCCATCGAGACCGGCCGGTCGCTCGTGAACATCTCGACCGTCGGAGCGTCGCAGGTCATCGACCCGGGCGGTCGCACGATCGACCGGGTGCCGGAGTACACCGCGACGTCGATGGTCACCGATGTGCCGCTCGGCACCTCCACCACCCCGGCGTCGATCCTGTCCGGCTCGATCACGCTCCTGCTCTCCCTCGGCGGCCTCCTCGTGCTCCTCGCCTGTGCGCCCTGGGGGCGACGCACCGGCTCCTGA
- a CDS encoding RNA polymerase-binding protein RbpA, with protein sequence MADRSLRGMRLGSQSLQSEEGVELSDRKRAVYQTDSGETFDIVFSADADVPQTWSEPRSGREGRLLGDDGIPVEVAEEDVKAPRTHWDMLLERRSREELEELLEERLQVLRARRGA encoded by the coding sequence ATGGCTGATCGGAGTCTCCGCGGCATGCGGCTCGGGAGTCAGAGTCTCCAGAGCGAAGAGGGCGTCGAGCTCTCGGATCGCAAGCGCGCGGTCTACCAGACGGATTCGGGTGAGACGTTCGACATCGTCTTCTCTGCGGATGCGGACGTCCCCCAGACCTGGTCGGAGCCGCGCTCCGGCCGCGAGGGCCGGCTGCTCGGTGACGACGGGATCCCCGTCGAGGTCGCCGAAGAAGACGTGAAGGCACCCCGTACCCACTGGGACATGCTGCTCGAGCGCCGCTCGCGCGAGGAACTCGAGGAGCTCCTCGAAGAGCGCCTGCAGGTGCTCCGCGCACGACGCGGCGCCTGA
- the tatC gene encoding twin-arginine translocase subunit TatC yields the protein MSLGQHLIELRNRLFRAVVAIVVGAIGGWFLTPWVLDALRAPVTELAKVGGHTAELNFPMITGAFDLKLQIAITIGVVIASPVWLYQIWAFIVPALVRRERQYVWGFLGTAIPLFFAGCYFGWFILPHVVGILGSFVSSQDTSIVDAKAYYDFVIKLIVAVGIAFVLPVFLVLLNFVGVLSAAAIIKSWRVAILCILVFCAIVTPSSDVISMFLLAVPMLVLYLAACLVTWIHDRRLAKRQAKLDEEYDL from the coding sequence ATGTCGCTCGGGCAGCACCTCATCGAGCTGCGCAACCGTCTCTTCCGCGCAGTCGTGGCGATCGTCGTCGGCGCGATCGGCGGCTGGTTCCTCACCCCGTGGGTGCTCGACGCGCTGCGCGCACCGGTGACCGAGCTGGCCAAGGTCGGTGGCCACACGGCCGAGCTGAACTTCCCGATGATCACCGGGGCGTTCGACCTCAAGCTGCAGATCGCGATCACCATCGGCGTCGTCATCGCGAGCCCGGTCTGGCTCTACCAGATCTGGGCGTTCATCGTGCCCGCGCTCGTCCGGCGCGAGCGGCAGTACGTCTGGGGCTTCCTCGGCACCGCGATCCCGCTGTTCTTCGCCGGGTGCTACTTCGGATGGTTCATCCTGCCGCACGTGGTCGGCATCCTCGGCAGCTTCGTGTCGAGCCAGGACACCTCGATCGTCGACGCGAAGGCGTACTACGACTTCGTCATCAAGCTGATCGTCGCGGTGGGCATCGCCTTCGTGCTGCCGGTGTTCCTCGTCCTGCTGAACTTCGTCGGGGTGCTCTCGGCCGCGGCCATCATCAAGAGCTGGCGCGTCGCGATCCTCTGCATCCTGGTCTTCTGCGCCATCGTCACGCCGAGCTCCGACGTCATCTCGATGTTCCTGCTCGCGGTCCCGATGTTGGTGCTGTACCTGGCTGCGTGCCTCGTGACGTGGATCCACGACCGTCGTCTCGCCAAGCGCCAGGCGAAGCTCGACGAGGAGTACGACCTGTGA
- a CDS encoding SPFH domain-containing protein, protein MTSISPGTIALLVLILVVVIFVIVVLAKAIRIVPQATAGIVERLGKYHKTLNPGLNLLVPFIDRLRPLLDMREQVVSFPPQPVITEDNLVVSIDTVVYFQVTDARAATYEIANYLGAVEQLTTTTLRNVVGGLNLEEALTSRDNINGQLRVVLDEATGKWGIRVGRVELKAIEPPVSIQDAMEQQLRAERSRRAAILQAEGTKQSQILEAEGQRQAAILAAEGDAKAQVLRAEGEAQAIATVFEAIHTGDPDEKLLSYQYLQTLPKIAEGTSNKLWMIPSEFTEALSGIAKGFSASRGGGAGPVAGGAGGTDFLSRISKLANESLANTAAADTTMPRADATAADIVPESDLDARLAESNRSVDAHLAAADDATAEQVEDTPPTPGDDASGHRTSDGSGRR, encoded by the coding sequence GTGACCAGCATCTCCCCGGGGACGATCGCACTGCTCGTGCTCATCCTCGTCGTCGTCATCTTCGTGATCGTCGTCCTGGCGAAGGCGATCCGCATCGTCCCCCAGGCCACCGCAGGGATCGTCGAGCGACTCGGCAAGTACCACAAGACCCTCAACCCGGGCCTGAACCTTCTCGTCCCGTTCATCGACCGCCTGCGCCCGCTGCTCGACATGCGTGAGCAGGTCGTCTCGTTCCCGCCGCAGCCCGTGATCACCGAGGACAACCTGGTGGTCTCGATCGACACCGTCGTCTACTTCCAGGTGACCGACGCCCGCGCCGCGACGTACGAGATCGCGAACTACCTCGGTGCCGTCGAGCAGCTCACCACGACCACGCTCCGCAACGTCGTGGGTGGCCTGAACCTCGAAGAGGCACTGACCAGCCGCGACAACATCAACGGCCAGCTCCGCGTCGTCCTCGACGAAGCCACGGGCAAGTGGGGCATCCGCGTCGGCCGAGTCGAGCTGAAGGCCATCGAGCCGCCTGTGTCCATCCAGGACGCCATGGAGCAGCAGCTCCGTGCCGAGCGCAGCCGACGTGCCGCGATCCTGCAGGCAGAGGGCACCAAGCAGTCCCAGATCCTCGAAGCCGAGGGACAGCGGCAGGCCGCGATCCTGGCCGCCGAGGGTGACGCCAAGGCACAGGTGCTCCGCGCCGAGGGTGAGGCACAGGCCATCGCGACCGTGTTCGAGGCCATCCACACCGGCGACCCGGACGAGAAGCTGCTCTCCTACCAGTACCTGCAGACCCTGCCGAAGATCGCCGAGGGCACCTCGAACAAGCTCTGGATGATCCCGAGCGAGTTCACCGAGGCCCTGTCCGGCATCGCGAAGGGCTTCAGTGCCAGCCGTGGTGGCGGCGCCGGTCCGGTCGCCGGCGGTGCTGGCGGCACGGACTTCCTGTCACGCATCTCGAAGCTCGCGAACGAGAGCCTGGCGAACACTGCAGCCGCGGACACCACGATGCCGCGTGCAGACGCCACCGCCGCGGACATCGTCCCCGAGTCCGACCTCGACGCCCGCCTGGCCGAGTCGAACCGCAGTGTCGATGCACACCTCGCGGCGGCCGACGACGCGACCGCCGAGCAGGTCGAGGACACCCCGCCCACGCCGGGCGACGACGCCTCCGGTCACCGGACCAGCGACGGTTCCGGCCGGCGCTGA
- a CDS encoding NfeD family protein, whose protein sequence is MNGIDWIQSTVWIGLVLLLGVVEIFTLDFIFIMLAAGAAGGLIAALLGAPWWLSAIVAAVAALVLLSLVRPRLLVALGRGADPHRTNVEGLIGLPGTVAVAFTSSSPGQVRLANGETWSARFAADSVDRTPPLGTPVVVESIEGSTAVVRLAERATS, encoded by the coding sequence GTGAACGGAATCGATTGGATCCAGAGCACCGTCTGGATCGGCCTGGTGTTGCTCCTGGGCGTGGTCGAGATCTTCACCCTCGACTTCATCTTCATCATGCTCGCGGCGGGCGCCGCCGGCGGGCTGATCGCCGCGTTGCTCGGCGCCCCGTGGTGGCTATCCGCCATCGTCGCCGCGGTCGCCGCACTCGTGCTGCTGTCGCTCGTCCGACCGCGCCTGCTCGTGGCACTCGGCCGCGGTGCCGACCCGCACCGCACCAACGTCGAGGGGCTCATCGGGCTCCCCGGCACGGTCGCGGTCGCCTTCACCTCCTCCAGCCCCGGCCAGGTGCGCCTGGCCAACGGCGAGACCTGGAGTGCACGGTTCGCCGCGGACTCCGTCGACCGCACACCGCCACTCGGGACCCCCGTGGTCGTCGAGTCGATCGAGGGGTCGACTGCGGTCGTGCGCCTCGCAGAAAGGGCCACCTCGTGA
- a CDS encoding excinuclease ABC subunit UvrA, which translates to MHTDPVDDDPTGTDAHPADRHDRIRVRGARANNLRDVDVDLPKRRLTVFTGVSGSGKSSLVFGTVAAESQRMINETYSAFVQGFMPSLARPDVDVLDGLTTAIVVDQERIGADPRSTVGTATDANAMLRVLFSRLGQPHIGGPNAFSFNLATVTAGGAITVQKGADAKAQRVSFTRLGGMCADCEGRGLVNDIDLTQLFDDTKSLGDGALTIPGYGTDGWNVRLYAESGYFDRDTPIRDFTEQERQDFLYRGPTKQKIAGINMTYEGLVHRVRRSFLQKDREAMQPHIRAFVDRAVTFTTCPACDGTRLNDTARSSKIAGRSIADVCAMQITDAVTWLRGLDDPGVGPLLEGLRALLESFVEIGLGYLSLDRPTGTLSGGEGQRVKMVKHLGSSLSDVTYVFDEPSTGLHPHDIERMNELLVRLRDKGNTVLVVEHKPEVIAIADHVVDLGPGAGSGGGTLCYQGSVDGLRASGTVTGQHLDDRVTVKSEVRRPDGAIEIRGASAHNLHEVDVDVPTGVLTVVTGVAGSGKSTLVHGSLARRDDVVAIDQSGIRGSRRSNPATYTGLLEPIRKAFARANGVKPALFSANSEGACPACNGAGVVYTDLGMMAGVASPCVECDGKRFDQSVLGYHLGGKDISEVLGMSVTDALAFFAAGESGLPAAHTILARLADVGLGYLTIGQPLTTLSGGERQRLKLATHLGDRGGVVVLDEPTAGLHLADVEQLLGLLDRLVDAGRTVVVIEHHQAVMAHADWIIDLGPGAGHDGGRIVFEGTPAELVAARTTLTGQHLAAYVGA; encoded by the coding sequence ATGCACACCGATCCGGTCGACGACGACCCCACCGGCACCGACGCGCACCCTGCCGACCGGCACGACCGGATCCGGGTGCGCGGCGCCCGCGCGAACAACCTGCGCGACGTCGACGTCGACCTGCCGAAGCGGCGGCTCACGGTGTTCACCGGGGTCTCCGGCTCGGGCAAGAGCTCGCTCGTGTTCGGCACCGTCGCCGCCGAGTCGCAGCGGATGATCAACGAGACCTACAGCGCGTTCGTGCAGGGGTTCATGCCCTCGCTCGCGCGTCCGGACGTCGACGTGCTCGACGGTCTGACCACCGCGATCGTCGTCGACCAGGAGCGCATCGGTGCCGACCCGCGCTCCACCGTCGGCACCGCCACGGACGCGAACGCGATGCTGCGCGTGCTGTTCAGCCGACTCGGCCAGCCGCACATCGGGGGGCCGAACGCGTTCTCGTTCAACCTCGCCACCGTGACGGCCGGGGGAGCGATCACGGTGCAGAAGGGTGCGGACGCGAAGGCCCAGCGGGTCTCTTTCACGCGGCTCGGCGGCATGTGCGCGGACTGCGAGGGCCGGGGGCTGGTGAACGACATCGACCTGACGCAGCTGTTCGACGACACGAAGTCGCTCGGGGACGGCGCGCTCACCATCCCCGGGTACGGGACCGACGGCTGGAACGTGCGGCTGTACGCCGAATCGGGCTACTTCGACCGGGACACCCCGATCCGCGACTTCACCGAGCAGGAGCGGCAGGACTTCCTGTACCGCGGGCCGACGAAGCAGAAGATCGCCGGCATCAACATGACCTACGAGGGGCTCGTGCACCGCGTCCGCCGGTCGTTCCTGCAGAAGGACCGCGAGGCGATGCAGCCGCACATCAGAGCGTTCGTCGACCGTGCGGTGACCTTCACGACGTGTCCGGCCTGCGACGGGACCCGGTTGAACGACACCGCCCGCTCGTCGAAGATCGCGGGCCGCAGCATCGCAGACGTCTGCGCGATGCAGATCACCGACGCCGTCACCTGGCTGCGGGGTCTGGACGACCCGGGGGTGGGGCCGTTGCTCGAGGGGCTCCGCGCCCTGCTCGAGTCCTTCGTCGAGATCGGACTGGGCTACCTGTCGCTCGACCGCCCGACGGGCACGTTGTCCGGGGGAGAGGGGCAGCGCGTGAAGATGGTGAAGCACCTCGGCTCCTCGCTCAGCGACGTCACGTACGTCTTCGACGAGCCGAGCACGGGGCTGCACCCGCACGACATCGAGCGGATGAACGAGCTGCTCGTCCGGCTGCGCGACAAGGGCAACACCGTCCTGGTCGTCGAGCACAAGCCCGAGGTCATCGCGATCGCCGACCACGTCGTCGACCTCGGGCCCGGTGCCGGTTCCGGCGGTGGGACGCTCTGCTACCAGGGGTCCGTAGACGGTCTGCGTGCCAGCGGGACCGTGACCGGTCAGCACCTGGACGACCGCGTCACCGTGAAGTCCGAGGTCCGTCGTCCGGACGGGGCGATCGAGATCCGCGGCGCATCCGCCCACAACCTGCACGAGGTCGACGTGGACGTGCCCACCGGGGTGCTCACCGTCGTCACGGGGGTCGCAGGCTCAGGCAAGAGCACGCTCGTCCACGGGTCGCTGGCCCGGCGCGACGACGTGGTCGCCATCGACCAGAGCGGGATCCGTGGCTCGCGGAGGAGCAACCCGGCGACGTACACCGGCCTGCTCGAGCCGATCCGGAAGGCGTTCGCGAGGGCCAACGGCGTCAAGCCCGCACTGTTCAGCGCCAACTCCGAGGGTGCATGCCCGGCGTGCAACGGTGCCGGTGTCGTGTACACCGACCTCGGCATGATGGCGGGCGTCGCGAGCCCCTGCGTCGAGTGCGACGGCAAGCGCTTCGACCAGTCCGTGCTCGGCTACCACCTGGGCGGCAAGGACATCAGCGAGGTGCTCGGCATGTCCGTCACCGACGCGCTGGCGTTCTTCGCGGCGGGGGAGTCCGGTCTGCCGGCGGCCCACACGATCCTCGCCCGACTCGCCGACGTGGGGCTCGGGTACCTGACGATCGGACAGCCGCTCACCACGTTGTCCGGGGGAGAGCGGCAGCGGCTCAAGCTCGCGACGCACCTCGGTGACCGCGGCGGTGTCGTGGTGCTCGACGAGCCGACCGCGGGCCTGCACCTGGCCGACGTCGAACAGTTGCTCGGTCTGCTCGACCGGCTCGTCGACGCCGGACGAACGGTCGTCGTGATCGAACACCACCAGGCGGTCATGGCGCACGCCGACTGGATCATCGACCTCGGGCCGGGCGCCGGGCACGACGGCGGACGGATCGTGTTCGAGGGGACGCCCGCCGAACTCGTGGCGGCACGGACGACCCTGACGGGGCAGCACCTGGCGGCGTACGTCGGAGCCTGA